TCGTCACGTTCGCAAAGGGCGTGACCTCGGGCTACGCGGCACTCGGCGGCATCTACGTAGCACCTCGCTTGTGGGCCCCGTTCTTTGAGCGCGGTTCGGACAGCCCTATCTACAGGCACGGCACCACGTACTCCGGTCACGCTACCGCGTCTGCCATCGCGCTGAAGAACATCGAGATCCTGGAACGCGAGGAGCTCGTCGAGGCTGCGGGCTCGCTCGAAAGCACCCTGGAAACACTGCTCGCCGATCTCAACTCGCACGAGCTCGTCACCGAGACCCGCGTCGGCGGGTTCCTCGGAGGGGTCTCACTTGCAGAGTCGGTGAGCGCCGAAGCCGTGACCAACGCAGTTCTCGACCTGGGGTTCATCACCCGACCGCTCAACGGCAACACGATCCAGATTAGCCCGCCATTTATCGCGACACCGCAGGAGCTCACCGACCTCGTCGGCGCGATTCGCACAGTCCTCGACCGCAACTAACCCTCAGCACCACACCCCAAGGAGTCACCATGACCGTGCTACGCGCATCCGCAGAGCGCCTCGCAGCTTCAACCGCCGCACTCGAAACCCTCCCCGGTTTCGCAAACCATGAGCCCAGCGCAGATGAGTTTGCCGTGCTCGACCCGTCTACAGAGCAGCGAATTGCGACCCTCCCGAGCTACTCCGCCGAATACGCGGTCGAGCAGGTCGCGATCGCCGACGAGGCCGGGCGCGCATGGGCGGCAACCACGCCTCGCTACCGGTCCGACGTACTGCACAGCGTCTACGCTCATCTCATGGCCAACCGCGACAGGCTCGCATTCGTCATCAGTCGCGAGATGGGCAAGACGCTTGCCGAGGCGCAGGGCGAAGTCCAGTACGCATCTGACTACGTTCGCTGGTACGCAGACGAGTTGCTCCGACCCGCAGGCGGGTACCGCGAGAACCCGGCTGGCGGTTCGACGATCCTCACCAAGCGTGCTCCCGTCGGTCTCGCCTTGCTCATCGCCCCGTGGAACTTCCCCATGGCCATGATTACTCGCAAGATCGCCCCCGCGCTCGCTGCGGGCTGCGGGTCTGTGATCAAGCCTGCCGGACTCACCCCGCTCACCACGCTTCTCACCGTCGAGCTCATGGCGGAGGCTGGCGTGCCGCGAGAGCTCATGCGGATCGTCACAACGACGAACCCCGGGCCGTTCAGCGAGGCCGTTCTCGGTGACCCGCGAGTTCGCAAAATCTCATTCACTGGTTCCACCGAGGTCGGTTCGACGCTTATGGGCCTCGCCGCCAAGAACATCGTCAAGAGTTCGATGGAGCTCGGCGGCAACGCACCGGTGCTCGTGTTCGACGATGCCGACCTGGAGCGGGCTGTCGAGGGCGTGTTCCTCGCAAAGATGCGAAACGGTGGCCAGTCATGCGTAGCGGCGAACCGGATCTTCGTGCAGGACGGGATCGCCGACGCGTTCGCCGAAGCATTGGCTGAGAAGATGGCAAGCGTTCAGCTCGGAGACGCCGTCTCAGAAGGAGCCGACCTGGGACCTGTCATCGACCGCCGCGCAGTCGACCGTCTGACCGCGCTCGTCGCAGACGCGACCGATCGCGGCGCCGAGCTTCGCGCAGGTGGCGCAGCGCCCGACGAGCCGGGCTACTTCTTCGAGGCGACACTGCTTGACAGGGTGCCCGGCGACTCAGACATCGCGAACACTGAGATTTTCGGACCGGTCGCGGCAATGAGCCGCTTTGGCTCGGAGGACGAGGCAATCGCGCTCGCCAACGGAACGCCTTTCGGGCTTGCCGGATACGTCTTCACCGAAAGCCTCGACCGGGCTCTCAACGTCGCCGACAGGCTCGAGACCGGGCTTGTCGGCATCAACAACGGCGTGCCGTCAAACGTCGCCGCGCCCTTCGGCGGCATGAAGCAGTCGGGACTTGGCCGCGAGGGCAGCCACGAGGGGCTCGAAGAGTACCAGGAGATCCGTTTCTACAACATCGCACGCCGAGACACCGCTTAGTTCGGCAACGAAGCCATCTCAACACATCTCAGAACAGGAGAACCCACTATGTCCAACAGCTATCCCAATCGCGTGACGACGGCGGTCCCCGGGCCTCGGTCGCAGAGTGCTCACGCAGCGCGTCAGCAGCATGTCTCGGCCTCCGTCGGGTCGTACATGCCGATCTACATTGAACGGGCCGACGGATCGATCCTGACCGATCTCGACGGAAACGAGTTCATCGACTTCGGGTGCGGCATTGGTGTCACGTCGCTCGGCCACGCAAATGAGGCGGCAGTCGGCGCGATGCGCGAGCAGCTCGAGGCATTCACGCACACGCTGTTCACTGTCACCCCGTACGAGCTCTACACGGAGGTCGCGCGCCTCCTCGGCGAGATCACGCCGGGAGATTTCGCGAAGAAGTCGGTGCTCAGCACGACCGGCGCCGAG
Above is a window of Leucobacter aridicollis DNA encoding:
- a CDS encoding NAD-dependent succinate-semialdehyde dehydrogenase, with translation MTVLRASAERLAASTAALETLPGFANHEPSADEFAVLDPSTEQRIATLPSYSAEYAVEQVAIADEAGRAWAATTPRYRSDVLHSVYAHLMANRDRLAFVISREMGKTLAEAQGEVQYASDYVRWYADELLRPAGGYRENPAGGSTILTKRAPVGLALLIAPWNFPMAMITRKIAPALAAGCGSVIKPAGLTPLTTLLTVELMAEAGVPRELMRIVTTTNPGPFSEAVLGDPRVRKISFTGSTEVGSTLMGLAAKNIVKSSMELGGNAPVLVFDDADLERAVEGVFLAKMRNGGQSCVAANRIFVQDGIADAFAEALAEKMASVQLGDAVSEGADLGPVIDRRAVDRLTALVADATDRGAELRAGGAAPDEPGYFFEATLLDRVPGDSDIANTEIFGPVAAMSRFGSEDEAIALANGTPFGLAGYVFTESLDRALNVADRLETGLVGINNGVPSNVAAPFGGMKQSGLGREGSHEGLEEYQEIRFYNIARRDTA